A single region of the Triticum dicoccoides isolate Atlit2015 ecotype Zavitan chromosome 2B, WEW_v2.0, whole genome shotgun sequence genome encodes:
- the LOC119363411 gene encoding beta-amylase-like isoform X2 has translation MAAHHQKGTNSCVTRIPWQRGMTTLHTYTATPKPQNNWSQQKQVREAQIKKIKNRMHTMLATTPSSSGVKLQPWGSCRRRAASPALLPATATGRIVVDSGRTPPSPLPLRAVASESAQTSRAPQPQPPPLDADEEKMLANYVPVFVMLPLDAITAENKVKDAEGLRAQLRRLREAGVDGVMADVWWGIVEGAGPGRYEWRAYRELFRLAQEEGLKLQVIMSFHACGGNVGDAVNIPIPAWVRDVGEADPDVYYSSPGGARNQEYLTIGVDDRPLFHGRTAIQLYADFMESFRENMADLLECGLIVDIEVGLGPAGELRYPSYPESQGWAFPGIGQFQCYDKYLEEDFRAAATDAGHPEWELPDDAGEYNDAPDDTRFFTADGAGATYLTEKGRFFLTWYSSKLIEHGDRILDEANRVFLGCTVKLAAKVSGIHWWYRHPSHAAELTAGYYNLDGRDGYRPIARMLARHDGAVLNFTCAEMRNSEQAEEAMSAPEELVQQVLSAGWREGIEVACENALPRYDRRAYNQMLKNARPNGVDLGGVPARRVAAVTYLRLTDELLAGNKYRAFRTFVRKMHADQDYCADPAQYHRPLKPLERSRPAVPMDRLLDATTPEAPYPFDPETDMSVGGDLAGLIDRVFDKIEWIFG, from the exons ATGGCTGCGCATCACCAAAAAGGAACGAATTCGTGTGTCACGCGGATTCCATGGCAACGGGGAATGACCACTTTACATACATATACAGCGACGCCAAAACCACAAAACAATTGGTCGCAACAGAAACAAGTACGGGAAGCTCAGATAAAGAAAATCAAGAACCGTATGCACACCATGCTCGCGACCACGCCGTCGTCGTCAGGGGTCAAGTTACAGCCATGGGGGAGTTGCCGGAGAAGGGCCGCATCACCTGCTCTTCTTCCAGCGACGGCCACCGGAAGGATCGTCGTCGACTCCGGGAGGACGCCTCCCTCCCCTCTTCCTCTACGAGCTGTCGCCTCCGAGAGTGCGCAgacctctcgtgcaccacagccacAG CCTCCGCCGTTGGATGCCGACGAGGAGAAGATGCTGGCCAACTACGTCCCGGTGTTCGTCATGCTCCCC CTAGACGCGATCACCGCCGAGAACAAGGTGAAGGACGCGGAGGGGCTGAGGGCGCAGCTGCGGCGGCTGAGGGAGGCGGGTGTCGACGGCGTCATGGCGGACGTGTGGTGGGGCATCGTGGAGGGCGCCGGGCCTGGGCGGTACGAGTGGCGCGCGTACAGGGAGCTCTTCCGGCTGGCGCAGGAGGAAGGCCTGAAGCTGCAGGTCATCATGTCGTTCCACGCGTGCGGCGGCAACGTCGGCGACGCCGTGAACATCCCGATACCGGCGTGGGTGCGCGACGTCGGCGAGGCGGACCCGGACGTGTACTACTCTAGCCCCGGCGGGGCCAGGAACCAGGAGTACCTCACCATCGGCGTGGACGATCGGCCCTTGTTCCACGGCAGAACCGCCATCCAG CTCTACGCGGATTTCATGGAGAGCTTCAGAGAGAACATGGCGGACTTGTTGGAGTGTGGCCTGATCGTGGACATCGAGGTTGGGCTTGGCCCTGCCGGCGAGCTGAGGTACCCATCCTACCCGGAGAGCCAGGGGTGGGCTTTCCCCGGCATCGGGCAGTTCCAA TGCTACGACAAGTACCTAGAGGAGGATTTCAGAGCGGCAGCAACGGATGCCGGACACCCGGAGTGGGAGCTCCCCGACGACGCCGGGGAATACAACGACGCCCCTGACGACACGCGCTTCTTCACGGCCGACGGCGCCGGCGCGACGTACCTCACCGAGAAGGGGAGGTTCTTCCTGACATGGTACTCCAGCAAGCTGATCGAGCACGGCGACAGGATACTGGACGAAGCCAACAGGGTCTTCCTGGGCTGCACTGTCAAGCTCGCCGCAAAG GTGTCGGGGATACACTGGTGGTACAGGCACCCGAGCCACGCCGCGGAGCTCACTGCCGGGTACTACAACCTCGACGGCCGGGACGGCTACCGGCCGATCGCGCGCATGCTGGCGCGGCACGACGGCGCCGTCCTCAACTTCACCTGCGCGGAGATGCGGAACTCGGAGCAGGCCGAGGAGGCCATGAGCGCCCCGGAGGAGCTTGTCCAGCAGGTGCTGAGCGCCGGGTGGAGAGAGGGGATCGAGGTGGCGTGCGAGAACGCGCTGCCCAGGTACGACCGGCGGGCATACAACCAGATGCTGAAGAACGCGCGGCccaacggcgtcgacctcggcggcgtccCGGCGCGCCGGGTCGCCGCGGTGACGTACCTCAGGCTCACGGACGAACTCCTGGCCGGGAACAAGTACCGGGCCTTCAGAACATTCGTCAGGAAAATGCACGCCGATCAG GATTACTGTGCCGATCCGGCCCAGTACCATCGGCCCCTGAAGCCTTTGGAGCGGTCGAGGCCGGCGGTACCCATGGACCGGCTGCTGGACGCGACGACGCCGGAGGCGCCGTACCCGTTCGATCCCGAGACGGACATGAGCGTCGGCGGCGACCTCGCGGGGCTCATCGACAGGGTGTTCGACAAGATCGAATGGATATTCGGTTGA
- the LOC119363411 gene encoding beta-amylase-like isoform X1, whose amino-acid sequence MADVWWGIVEGAGPGRYEWRAYRELFRLAQEEGLKLQVIMSFHACGGNVGDAVNIPIPAWVRDVGEADPDVYYSSPGGARNQEYLTIGVDDRPLFHGRTAIQLYADFMESFRENMADLLECGLIVDIEVGLGPAGELRYPSYPESQGWAFPGIGQFQCYDKYLEEDFRAAATDAGHPEWELPDDAGEYNDAPDDTRFFTADGAGATYLTEKGRFFLTWYSSKLIEHGDRILDEANRVFLGCTVKLAAKVSGIHWWYRHPSHAAELTAGYYNLDGRDGYRPIARMLARHDGAVLNFTCAEMRNSEQAEEAMSAPEELVQQVLSAGWREGIEVACENALPRYDRRAYNQMLKNARPNGVDLGGVPARRVAAVTYLRLTDELLAGNKYRAFRTFVRKMHADQDYCADPAQYHRPLKPLERSRPAVPMDRLLDATTPEAPYPFDPETDMSVGGDLAGLIDRVFDKIEWIFG is encoded by the exons ATGGCGGACGTGTGGTGGGGCATCGTGGAGGGCGCCGGGCCTGGGCGGTACGAGTGGCGCGCGTACAGGGAGCTCTTCCGGCTGGCGCAGGAGGAAGGCCTGAAGCTGCAGGTCATCATGTCGTTCCACGCGTGCGGCGGCAACGTCGGCGACGCCGTGAACATCCCGATACCGGCGTGGGTGCGCGACGTCGGCGAGGCGGACCCGGACGTGTACTACTCTAGCCCCGGCGGGGCCAGGAACCAGGAGTACCTCACCATCGGCGTGGACGATCGGCCCTTGTTCCACGGCAGAACCGCCATCCAG CTCTACGCGGATTTCATGGAGAGCTTCAGAGAGAACATGGCGGACTTGTTGGAGTGTGGCCTGATCGTGGACATCGAGGTTGGGCTTGGCCCTGCCGGCGAGCTGAGGTACCCATCCTACCCGGAGAGCCAGGGGTGGGCTTTCCCCGGCATCGGGCAGTTCCAA TGCTACGACAAGTACCTAGAGGAGGATTTCAGAGCGGCAGCAACGGATGCCGGACACCCGGAGTGGGAGCTCCCCGACGACGCCGGGGAATACAACGACGCCCCTGACGACACGCGCTTCTTCACGGCCGACGGCGCCGGCGCGACGTACCTCACCGAGAAGGGGAGGTTCTTCCTGACATGGTACTCCAGCAAGCTGATCGAGCACGGCGACAGGATACTGGACGAAGCCAACAGGGTCTTCCTGGGCTGCACTGTCAAGCTCGCCGCAAAG GTGTCGGGGATACACTGGTGGTACAGGCACCCGAGCCACGCCGCGGAGCTCACTGCCGGGTACTACAACCTCGACGGCCGGGACGGCTACCGGCCGATCGCGCGCATGCTGGCGCGGCACGACGGCGCCGTCCTCAACTTCACCTGCGCGGAGATGCGGAACTCGGAGCAGGCCGAGGAGGCCATGAGCGCCCCGGAGGAGCTTGTCCAGCAGGTGCTGAGCGCCGGGTGGAGAGAGGGGATCGAGGTGGCGTGCGAGAACGCGCTGCCCAGGTACGACCGGCGGGCATACAACCAGATGCTGAAGAACGCGCGGCccaacggcgtcgacctcggcggcgtccCGGCGCGCCGGGTCGCCGCGGTGACGTACCTCAGGCTCACGGACGAACTCCTGGCCGGGAACAAGTACCGGGCCTTCAGAACATTCGTCAGGAAAATGCACGCCGATCAG GATTACTGTGCCGATCCGGCCCAGTACCATCGGCCCCTGAAGCCTTTGGAGCGGTCGAGGCCGGCGGTACCCATGGACCGGCTGCTGGACGCGACGACGCCGGAGGCGCCGTACCCGTTCGATCCCGAGACGGACATGAGCGTCGGCGGCGACCTCGCGGGGCTCATCGACAGGGTGTTCGACAAGATCGAATGGATATTCGGTTGA